From Panicum hallii strain FIL2 chromosome 2, PHallii_v3.1, whole genome shotgun sequence, a single genomic window includes:
- the LOC112882957 gene encoding PLASMODESMATA CALLOSE-BINDING PROTEIN 3-like, with the protein MKALVVAVVLLLSSTLAASQWCVCRQDAPQTALQKTIDYACGAGADCNSIHENGPCYNPNNVPAHCSWAANSYYQNNKAKGATCDFTGTATLTTSDPSSSGCSYPTSASAVGTMTPTTGGAMGGTPGTGTFTPGAGTTGTGMGTGTTTGTTGTGFGLGPAGTGAGMDTAAAGLLPRAGLVAVLTMLLSAIAFA; encoded by the exons ATGAAGGcgctggtggtggcggtggtgcttCTGCTCTCCTCCACTCTCGCCGCGTCAC AATGGTGCGTGTGCAGGCAGGATGCGCCGCAGACCGCGCTGCAGAAGACCATCGACTACGCctgcggcgcgggggcggactGCAACTCCATCCATGAGAACGGGCCGTGCTACAACCCCAACAACGTCCCCGCGCACTGCTCCTGGGCGGCCAACAGCTACTACCAGAACAACAAGGCCAAAGGCGCTACCTGCGACTTCACCGGCACCGCCACCCTCACCACCAGCGACCCAA GTTCTTCTGGCTGCTCTTACCCTACAAGTGCAAG CGCTGTTGGAACAATGACCCCGACGACTGGAGGCGCAATGGGAGGAACCCCAGGAACAGGAACCTTCACGCCCGGTGCTGGCACCACCGGCACTGGCATGGGAACCGGCACTACTACTGGGACCACTGGCACTGGGTTCGGTCTGGGACCAGCAGGCACGGGTGCCGGCATGGACACTGCAGCTGCGGGCTTGCTCCCAAGGGCTGGGCTGGTCGCCGTCCTCACTATGCTCCTCTCCGCCATCGCATTCGCATGA